A DNA window from Luteolibacter luteus contains the following coding sequences:
- a CDS encoding GNAT family N-acetyltransferase, whose protein sequence is MNKASVESDLAVANRPKVEPATIEDLPALTDLVMELFALSDDFTPDHDAQERGIGLILEQPSRGRIFVVRNETRIIGMVNLLFTISTAMGGFVILMEDVIVHPSHRGQGYGTMLLDHVVEFAKQKDFKRITLLTDKISAESQHFFKKNGFEYSNMIPMRRFISET, encoded by the coding sequence GTGAACAAAGCGTCCGTCGAGAGCGACCTCGCCGTTGCCAACCGCCCGAAGGTCGAGCCTGCGACCATCGAGGATCTGCCGGCCTTGACCGATCTGGTGATGGAGCTTTTCGCCCTCTCCGACGATTTTACGCCGGACCATGACGCTCAGGAACGGGGCATCGGCCTGATCTTGGAGCAGCCGAGCCGCGGGCGGATTTTCGTCGTGCGCAACGAGACCCGGATCATCGGGATGGTGAACCTGCTTTTCACCATCTCCACGGCCATGGGCGGTTTCGTGATCCTGATGGAAGACGTGATCGTTCACCCGTCTCACCGTGGCCAAGGCTACGGGACCATGCTGCTCGACCATGTCGTCGAGTTTGCGAAGCAGAAGGACTTCAAGCGGATCACGCTGCTGACCGACAAGATCAGCGCTGAATCGCAGCATTTCTTCAAAAAGAACGGCTTCGAATATTCGAACATGATTCCGATGCGCCGGTTCATTTCGGAAACCTGA
- the rnpA gene encoding ribonuclease P protein component, with product MRLPRKQSMSKRADFSRVRKDGQAKAGRFVVVSTLSDPSLPHLLVGFITTRKVGKAHDRNLLRRRLRSILQRHGHRLADPKRLLVAIPRVGAAQASFAELEEDWLRQVKRLGLFASGK from the coding sequence ATGCGCCTCCCGCGGAAGCAGAGCATGTCGAAACGCGCGGATTTTTCCCGCGTGCGAAAAGACGGCCAAGCGAAAGCTGGCCGTTTTGTCGTTGTCAGCACCCTCAGCGATCCCTCCCTCCCCCACCTTCTGGTGGGCTTCATCACCACCCGGAAGGTCGGCAAGGCTCACGACCGGAATCTCCTCCGCCGCCGCCTGCGCTCGATCCTCCAGCGTCACGGCCACCGGCTGGCCGATCCGAAGCGTCTGCTGGTCGCCATTCCCCGCGTCGGAGCCGCCCAAGCCAGTTTCGCGGAACTGGAGGAGGACTGGCTGCGTCAGGTGAAGCGCCTCGGGCTGTTCGCCAGTGGAAAATGA
- the yidD gene encoding membrane protein insertion efficiency factor YidD, with protein MKLVIRLLIRFYQKFLNPVLKALGGPNSGCRFQPTCSNYFLQAVEAHGSLRGSWLGICRIFRCHPWGGYGYDPVPPKPGAENNSPGRPAGPET; from the coding sequence GTGAAATTGGTCATCCGGCTCCTGATCCGCTTCTATCAGAAGTTCCTCAATCCCGTGCTAAAGGCACTGGGAGGGCCGAACTCCGGCTGCCGTTTTCAGCCCACCTGCTCGAACTACTTTCTCCAAGCCGTGGAAGCTCACGGGTCCCTCCGCGGCTCCTGGCTCGGGATCTGCCGGATTTTCCGCTGTCATCCTTGGGGGGGCTATGGTTATGACCCCGTCCCGCCGAAACCGGGTGCGGAAAACAACTCTCCCGGACGTCCCGCCGGGCCGGAAACCTGA
- the yidC gene encoding membrane protein insertase YidC, which produces MYDRKTWIVVVLCSVLLAVNLYFNSKNQAAVQAQKQKEAAELAASQPPAPTTTPEAKAEETGSMVEVDPPEQVAEVLATLETPETIFTFTSVGGGLKTAQVKNQTNGLLGPVMLNRHGSSPLGAIAEGPDRMEATNYTMVDEESVSGKSVVFRGKLPSGLWAKKTWSLVEGSNEGTPYMLDFKLQIENGRQEQMNLDSFSIFIGTATPLDTVERGEQTGFVVNDGRDFRFHSVSEFGKAWFGMRKERSLITQPVEKAIYAGVANQFFATVVRPMEVGESLLWAKVETTTLQADHHPVKTIRAGLRLPNATLSPGDQRTLTYQIFAGPKQNRVLRKMEDQFGGEWGTLMNYGFFSPFSRFMNWSLWWVHAGMTKISSKWSWGLAVLVLTLCLRTVIWPLYNRSNRSMKRMSKLKPEMDKLREKYPDDPQKMNQEMMGMYRKYGINPLGGCLPMFAQLPIFFGFYSMLLHAVEMRGQSFLWVTDLSQPDTVAHILGLPINPLPIVMAITSFGQMAMMPNTGGDKTQMMMIKFMPFFFLFICYNFASALALYWTTSNIFSIAQTWLSNRMPEPELKVKAGGTGKSFMERMVEKQAEMERMKQARGRVVDSGNGDDSGSTGKKRPPRTGG; this is translated from the coding sequence ATGTACGACCGAAAGACTTGGATCGTCGTTGTCCTCTGCAGCGTGCTGCTGGCCGTAAACCTGTACTTCAACTCGAAGAACCAGGCGGCCGTCCAGGCGCAGAAGCAGAAGGAGGCCGCCGAGCTGGCCGCTTCCCAGCCGCCTGCCCCCACCACCACTCCCGAGGCCAAGGCCGAGGAAACCGGCTCGATGGTCGAGGTCGATCCGCCGGAACAGGTGGCTGAAGTGCTCGCCACTCTGGAAACTCCGGAAACCATCTTCACCTTCACCTCCGTCGGCGGTGGCCTGAAAACCGCACAGGTGAAGAACCAGACCAACGGCCTGCTCGGCCCGGTCATGCTGAACCGCCACGGTTCCAGCCCGCTCGGGGCAATCGCCGAAGGTCCGGACCGCATGGAGGCGACCAACTACACGATGGTCGACGAGGAATCCGTGAGTGGAAAATCCGTCGTCTTCCGCGGCAAGCTGCCCTCCGGCCTCTGGGCAAAGAAGACCTGGTCCCTCGTCGAAGGCAGCAATGAAGGCACGCCCTACATGCTCGACTTCAAGCTGCAGATCGAGAACGGCCGCCAGGAGCAGATGAACCTGGATTCCTTCAGCATCTTCATTGGCACCGCCACTCCGCTCGATACCGTCGAGCGCGGCGAGCAAACCGGCTTCGTCGTCAACGATGGCCGTGACTTCCGCTTCCACTCCGTCTCCGAGTTCGGCAAGGCATGGTTCGGCATGCGCAAAGAGCGCAGCCTGATCACCCAGCCGGTCGAAAAGGCGATCTACGCCGGTGTCGCGAATCAGTTCTTCGCCACCGTCGTCCGCCCGATGGAAGTCGGTGAATCGCTGCTCTGGGCCAAGGTCGAGACCACTACCCTGCAAGCAGACCACCATCCGGTGAAGACGATCCGAGCCGGCCTGCGCCTGCCGAACGCCACGCTCTCCCCGGGCGACCAGCGCACCCTCACCTATCAGATTTTCGCCGGTCCGAAGCAGAACCGCGTGCTCCGCAAGATGGAGGATCAGTTCGGCGGCGAATGGGGAACCCTGATGAACTATGGTTTCTTCAGCCCCTTCAGCCGCTTCATGAACTGGTCGCTGTGGTGGGTCCACGCCGGCATGACCAAGATCTCCAGCAAGTGGTCTTGGGGTCTCGCTGTGCTCGTGCTGACCCTCTGCCTCCGCACTGTCATCTGGCCGCTCTACAATCGCTCCAACCGCTCGATGAAGCGGATGTCCAAGCTCAAGCCGGAGATGGACAAGCTGCGCGAGAAGTATCCGGACGATCCGCAGAAGATGAATCAGGAGATGATGGGCATGTACCGCAAGTACGGCATCAATCCCCTCGGCGGCTGCTTGCCGATGTTCGCCCAGCTCCCGATCTTCTTCGGCTTCTACTCGATGCTTCTCCACGCCGTGGAAATGCGCGGCCAGAGCTTCCTCTGGGTGACCGATCTCTCGCAGCCGGACACGGTGGCCCACATCCTGGGTCTCCCGATCAATCCGCTGCCGATCGTGATGGCGATCACCAGCTTCGGGCAAATGGCAATGATGCCGAATACCGGCGGGGACAAGACTCAGATGATGATGATCAAGTTCATGCCGTTCTTCTTCCTCTTCATCTGTTACAACTTCGCATCCGCACTCGCTCTCTACTGGACCACCTCGAACATCTTCTCGATCGCCCAAACTTGGCTGAGCAACCGCATGCCGGAGCCCGAGCTGAAGGTGAAAGCCGGTGGCACCGGAAAGAGCTTCATGGAGCGCATGGTCGAAAAGCAGGCGGAAATGGAGCGCATGAAGCAGGCCCGCGGCCGCGTCGTCGATTCCGGCAATGGCGATGACAGCGGCTCCACGGGCAAGAAGCGTCCGCCACGCACGGGGGGCTGA
- a CDS encoding DUF2237 family protein, with amino-acid sequence MPAERRNVLGGVLQPCSKDPMTGFFRDGCCRTGRGDVGVHVVCAMVTEDFLAFSKSRGNDLSTPRPEFDFPGLKPGDRWCLCASRWRDALLAGMAPPVVLEATHESALEFLDLVDLRAHAYHA; translated from the coding sequence ATGCCCGCGGAGAGACGCAATGTTTTGGGTGGCGTATTGCAGCCATGCTCGAAGGATCCGATGACCGGGTTCTTCCGCGACGGCTGCTGCCGGACGGGCCGCGGCGATGTGGGCGTGCACGTGGTATGTGCGATGGTGACCGAGGATTTCCTCGCCTTCTCAAAGAGCCGCGGGAACGACCTCTCCACCCCGCGCCCCGAGTTCGATTTTCCGGGCCTGAAACCGGGCGACCGCTGGTGCCTCTGCGCCTCCCGCTGGCGGGATGCGCTCCTTGCCGGAATGGCCCCGCCCGTGGTGCTGGAAGCTACCCACGAGTCCGCGCTGGAGTTTCTGGATCTCGTGGATCTCCGGGCTCACGCCTACCACGCGTAA
- a CDS encoding alpha/beta hydrolase, producing MKKAWILISILGAVHPAAAEPMTVEGLPQPIELSLPDKHDPAKSWPAVFFYHGTGGHPTTHMIRQHTGSKNWIVVGMGYTKPGPFTYTPENLQRELVILQRVRDELVKTKGLDPRRLYVSGFSMGGWMSGMLLQAEPSLAGAAILGGGHMHEVTPKRKALPPQTPVFLGVGRNDGVYPFALKAKLFFGGLGADVRMETWDGLGHEFPKEGSPGLKEWFTLRAGGAPDNDAVTKEYQRITGLASLEQWQALLEFREHPFVNAPGQTWPETIKTKLEELEKDPAVVEEAKLYRRHRQLLANEVKAITLPDLEKVGEAYSVLVLEAGNSSQTDLIAADKKRVDGLLKSFRAQSAERKQQAKPIQVDPPKDDRRIPRNPMVR from the coding sequence ATGAAGAAGGCTTGGATCCTGATCTCAATCTTGGGTGCGGTCCACCCGGCTGCGGCGGAGCCCATGACCGTGGAGGGACTCCCCCAACCCATCGAACTCTCCCTGCCGGACAAGCACGATCCGGCGAAGTCCTGGCCTGCCGTCTTCTTCTACCACGGCACCGGCGGCCACCCGACCACCCACATGATCCGGCAGCACACCGGATCGAAAAATTGGATCGTCGTCGGCATGGGCTACACCAAGCCCGGCCCCTTCACCTACACACCGGAGAACCTCCAGCGGGAACTCGTCATCCTGCAGCGGGTCCGTGATGAGCTCGTGAAGACCAAGGGACTCGATCCGAGGCGGCTCTACGTGTCCGGCTTCAGCATGGGTGGCTGGATGAGCGGCATGCTCCTGCAAGCCGAGCCCTCGCTCGCAGGCGCGGCAATCCTCGGTGGCGGCCACATGCATGAAGTCACGCCGAAGCGGAAGGCTCTGCCGCCGCAGACCCCGGTTTTCCTCGGTGTCGGGAGAAACGATGGCGTGTATCCTTTCGCGCTGAAAGCGAAGCTGTTCTTCGGCGGCCTCGGTGCCGATGTCCGCATGGAGACATGGGACGGCCTCGGCCATGAATTCCCGAAGGAAGGGTCTCCGGGTCTAAAGGAATGGTTCACGCTGCGGGCGGGCGGTGCGCCGGACAATGACGCGGTCACCAAGGAGTATCAGCGGATCACCGGTTTGGCTTCCTTGGAGCAATGGCAAGCCCTGCTAGAGTTCCGCGAGCACCCCTTCGTCAACGCTCCCGGACAAACCTGGCCGGAGACCATCAAAACGAAGCTCGAGGAACTGGAGAAAGATCCGGCCGTCGTCGAAGAAGCGAAGCTCTATCGCCGCCACCGCCAGCTGCTCGCGAACGAGGTGAAAGCGATCACCCTGCCCGATCTCGAAAAAGTGGGTGAAGCCTATTCCGTATTGGTCCTCGAAGCGGGCAACAGCAGCCAGACCGACCTCATCGCCGCAGATAAGAAGCGCGTGGACGGCTTGCTCAAAAGCTTCCGAGCCCAGAGCGCCGAACGAAAGCAGCAAGCAAAGCCCATCCAAGTCGATCCCCCCAAGGACGATCGCCGGATCCCGAGGAACCCAATGGTGAGGTAG
- the ptsP gene encoding phosphoenolpyruvate--protein phosphotransferase, whose protein sequence is MGEKLETVLQGTPVSPGIGIGPVHVVARGFSAPEVYHIDENDIPHEQERFRTALEETKLQLDELQQKIKALSGEEESRIFEAHLMVLEDRAMLDRVADAIATRRQNAEFAFYAVMQHFLEAMRRVPDPYLRERTADLEDVCQRVLRNFRPDEAPRHTAPDETHILVAYDLSPTDTAGLNRRHVVGFATELGSVNSHSGILARSLGIPAIVGIEDAVLDIRTLTPAILDGYSGRLILHPSEETLARYQELKDRKEKVRQDLEAQRDAATATTDGRTITLSSNIEFIDELALVRNSGAKGVGLYRTEFLLLDGEEMPGELEQSEAYTRLATELAPHPVIIRTLDAGGDKLPIEPLTEPEPNPFLGWRGIRVSLDRPGMFKEQLRAILRASAHGKLAVMFPLVSGLGEVRRAKDFLKECMDELSAQGVPFDEKLETGVMIEVPSAAVIADLIAPEVDFFSIGTNDLIQYTVAVDRVNHHVADLYRPTHPAVVRLIKRTVDAAKDAGIWTGVCGEMAGDIRLTPLLLGLGVEELSVGPHQVPRVRRAIRALSHVECSDMANFALKTGISSEIMDATMDMARRYYPELLD, encoded by the coding sequence ATGGGCGAAAAACTGGAAACCGTGCTCCAAGGCACCCCCGTCTCCCCGGGGATCGGCATCGGCCCGGTTCACGTGGTCGCCCGCGGCTTTTCTGCGCCGGAAGTCTATCACATTGATGAGAATGACATTCCGCATGAGCAGGAGCGCTTCCGCACGGCGTTGGAGGAGACCAAGCTCCAGTTGGATGAGCTCCAGCAGAAGATCAAGGCGCTGTCCGGTGAGGAGGAGAGCCGCATTTTCGAGGCGCACCTGATGGTGCTCGAAGACCGGGCGATGCTGGACCGCGTGGCGGACGCGATCGCCACCCGGCGGCAAAACGCGGAATTCGCTTTTTATGCGGTGATGCAGCACTTCCTGGAGGCGATGCGGCGGGTGCCGGATCCCTACCTGCGCGAGCGCACCGCGGATCTGGAGGATGTCTGCCAGCGGGTCCTGAGGAATTTCCGCCCGGACGAGGCGCCGCGGCACACTGCCCCGGACGAGACGCACATCCTCGTTGCCTACGATCTTTCCCCGACTGACACCGCCGGCCTGAACCGGCGCCACGTGGTCGGTTTCGCGACCGAGTTGGGCAGCGTGAACTCTCATTCGGGCATCCTCGCCCGCTCGCTGGGGATCCCGGCGATCGTGGGGATCGAGGACGCGGTGCTGGACATCCGCACGCTGACCCCGGCGATTCTCGATGGCTATTCGGGCCGCCTGATCCTTCATCCTTCGGAGGAGACCCTGGCCCGCTATCAGGAGTTGAAGGACCGGAAGGAGAAGGTCCGCCAAGATCTGGAAGCGCAGCGGGATGCCGCCACCGCGACCACGGACGGACGGACCATCACGCTTTCCTCGAACATCGAGTTCATCGACGAGCTGGCCTTGGTGCGAAATAGCGGTGCCAAAGGCGTGGGCCTCTACCGCACCGAATTCCTGCTGCTGGACGGTGAGGAAATGCCGGGCGAGCTGGAGCAGTCCGAGGCTTATACGCGGCTGGCCACGGAGCTGGCCCCGCATCCGGTGATCATCCGGACCTTGGACGCGGGTGGTGACAAGCTGCCGATCGAGCCGCTTACCGAGCCGGAGCCGAATCCTTTCCTCGGCTGGCGCGGTATCCGCGTTTCGCTGGACCGCCCTGGCATGTTCAAGGAGCAGCTGCGCGCGATCCTGCGTGCCAGTGCGCATGGGAAGCTGGCGGTGATGTTCCCGCTGGTTTCCGGCCTCGGCGAAGTCCGGCGTGCGAAAGATTTCCTCAAGGAGTGCATGGACGAGCTTTCGGCGCAGGGCGTGCCCTTCGACGAGAAGCTGGAAACCGGTGTGATGATCGAGGTGCCGAGCGCCGCGGTGATCGCCGATCTGATTGCCCCGGAAGTCGATTTCTTCTCCATCGGCACGAATGATCTGATCCAGTACACCGTGGCGGTGGACCGGGTGAATCACCACGTGGCCGATCTTTACCGGCCGACCCATCCTGCGGTGGTGCGGCTGATCAAGCGCACTGTGGATGCGGCGAAGGATGCCGGGATTTGGACCGGAGTCTGCGGCGAAATGGCCGGTGACATCCGCCTCACGCCGCTGCTGTTAGGCTTGGGTGTGGAAGAGCTTTCCGTGGGTCCGCATCAGGTCCCGCGGGTGCGCCGTGCGATCCGGGCGCTGAGCCATGTGGAGTGCTCCGATATGGCGAATTTCGCGCTGAAGACGGGTATCAGCTCGGAGATCATGGATGCGACCATGGATATGGCGCGGCGATACTATCCGGAGCTGCTGGATTGA
- a CDS encoding HPr family phosphocarrier protein: protein MAQREFTIQNKLGIHARPAAQFVKTASRFSSDVRVEKDGEEVDGKSIMGLMMLAAGHGSVISVAADGSDAEAALDALADLIGRKFEEE from the coding sequence ATGGCGCAACGCGAATTCACCATTCAGAACAAACTCGGCATTCATGCCCGTCCCGCGGCTCAATTCGTGAAGACGGCCAGCCGTTTTTCCTCGGATGTCCGCGTCGAAAAAGACGGCGAGGAAGTGGACGGCAAGAGCATCATGGGCCTCATGATGCTGGCTGCCGGTCACGGCTCCGTGATCAGCGTGGCTGCCGATGGCTCCGACGCTGAAGCTGCACTCGACGCCCTCGCCGATCTGATCGGTCGGAAGTTCGAGGAAGAGTGA
- the hprK gene encoding HPr(Ser) kinase/phosphatase, producing MTPRVKQTASITIGEFFERHAAALSLTLLGEKHGFERPISEPAPNRPGLALAGFFSYFAKKRIQVLGNSEISYLKKLTPQMSAERFRRMCERDIPGIVVSRGAGLSEEHMQIAAEHRIPVFGTTLVTMKFLNAATLRLENEFAPNVTLHGCMVDLRGIGVLIMGKSGAGKSETAIGLIEKGGALVADDMVRVKLAGGELTASAPALSRGYLEIRGIGIVNVANLYGLASIRPEKRLDLVVTLIPYSDQNEIDRLGLQPKSYEILGQQVPHVEVPVAPGRDTARMVAIAALDQQLRRLGYNMADEFNQRLLRHMAGEV from the coding sequence ATGACACCCCGCGTCAAGCAAACGGCCTCAATCACCATCGGAGAGTTTTTCGAGCGCCACGCCGCGGCGCTATCCTTGACCCTGTTGGGGGAAAAGCACGGCTTCGAACGGCCGATCAGCGAGCCGGCACCGAACCGCCCGGGGCTGGCGCTGGCAGGGTTCTTCAGCTACTTCGCGAAGAAGCGCATCCAGGTGCTCGGCAATTCCGAGATTTCCTACCTGAAGAAGCTCACCCCGCAGATGAGCGCGGAGCGTTTCCGCCGGATGTGCGAGCGGGATATCCCTGGCATCGTGGTTTCCCGCGGCGCGGGGCTTTCAGAAGAGCACATGCAGATCGCGGCGGAGCACCGGATCCCGGTTTTCGGCACGACGCTGGTGACGATGAAGTTCCTCAACGCGGCCACGCTACGGCTCGAAAATGAATTCGCGCCTAACGTGACCCTCCACGGCTGCATGGTGGACCTGCGGGGCATCGGGGTCCTGATCATGGGCAAGAGCGGCGCCGGCAAGAGCGAGACTGCAATCGGCCTGATCGAAAAGGGCGGCGCGCTGGTGGCAGACGACATGGTGCGCGTGAAGCTGGCGGGCGGGGAACTCACGGCCTCCGCGCCGGCGCTTTCCCGCGGCTACCTGGAAATCCGCGGCATCGGCATCGTGAACGTGGCGAACCTCTATGGGCTCGCTTCGATCCGTCCTGAGAAGCGCCTCGATCTGGTGGTCACGCTGATTCCCTACTCGGACCAGAACGAGATCGACCGTCTGGGGCTCCAGCCGAAGTCCTACGAAATTCTTGGCCAGCAGGTGCCCCACGTGGAGGTTCCCGTGGCTCCGGGCCGTGATACCGCGCGCATGGTGGCGATCGCCGCGCTGGACCAGCAGCTCCGCCGGCTGGGCTACAACATGGCGGACGAGTTCAACCAGCGGCTGCTCCGGCACATGGCGGGGGAGGTGTGA